In Vigna unguiculata cultivar IT97K-499-35 chromosome 3, ASM411807v1, whole genome shotgun sequence, a single genomic region encodes these proteins:
- the LOC114176283 gene encoding uncharacterized protein LOC114176283, whose protein sequence is MAFSASKHPPKRAVLLKDYLRDDLSSCSSNGFKSLPRRQCCTTVGFFVEKDLQLQRKRRNTLPPRRRSSVSALQRASVAVINAIKSLPMSQKSGRAKRGGVLCRSLSRKLLSRSFWRKAAAVREEGSQGVPRRRTSFRELIMLDQEHRKATSFNEYTALAAPSFTTSSGCGSNSWGESEFTFASTAASSESSNENYLLLETTKQYTPRRHKVEEEVITKEYWANEKEQFSPVSILDCPFVDEEEIYKSRFRSTSSVVSITEGGKHKHMHKRCHLESVASLEPVVLEKRFARLELGDETLDHSTKQCSRVVVAAARTRNNLRPANNHNIEENARNLLNFVKGSNPRNILILKAENLLFDYFKKSIGECKDIDLSKKLQLCKVAEDWINGRPQELYLDWEEQGRRCVYVREMDKCEEWKNYDQEIQQLGEDLANEVFANLVNESVLDLMIRASH, encoded by the exons ATGGCTTTCAGTGCTTCCAAGCATCCCCCAAAACGTGCCGTTTTGCTCAAAGACTACCTCCGGGACGACCTCAGCTCCTGTTCATCCAACGGTTTTAAATCGTTGCCGCGCCGACAATGCTGCACCACCGTGGGATTCTTCGTTGAGAAAGATCTCCAACTGCAACGCAAAAGAAGGAACACACTCCCTCCGCGTCGACGATCATCGGTGTCGGCTCTTCAGAGAGCTTCCGTGGCCGTAATCAACGCGATAAAGTCGCTGCCGATGTCACAGAAGAGTGGTAGAGCGAAGAGAGGTGGCGTTCTCTGTAGAAGCCTCTCGAGGAAGCTGTTGAGTAGAAGCTTCTGGAGAAAAGCAGCAGCGGTGAGGGAAGAGGGAAGCCAAGGCGTGCCGCGGAGGAGGACATCTTTCCGCGAACTCATTATGCTGGATCAGGAACATCGTAAAGCGACGTCGTTCAATGAGTATACTGCATTAGCTGCCCCGAGTTTCACCACTTCTTCTGGTTGTGGCAGTAACAGCTGGGGAGAGAGTGAATTCACGTTTGCATCTACCGCTGCTTCCTCTGAGAGCTCCAACGAAAACTACCTCCTGCTTGAGACAACCAAACAGTATACACCACGACGTCACAAGGTAGAAGAAGAAGTGATAACCAAG GAATACTGGGCAAACGAGAAAGAACAGTTTAGTCCTGTATCGATACTAGATTGTCCATTTGTAGATGAAGAAGAGATTTACAAGTCTCGTTTCAGATCCACTTCCTCTGTTGTTTCCATCACGGAAG GAGGGAAACACAAGCATATGCACAAAAGATGCCATTTGGAAAGTGTGGCTTCACTGGAGCCGGTGGTATTAGAGAAAAGGTTCGCGCGGTTAGAGCTGGGAGATGAAACACTCGACCATTCTACAAAACAATGTTCCCGCGTAGTAGTGGCAGCAGCGCGTACTCGAAATAACTTGCGTCCTGCAAACAACCACAACATTGAGGAGAATGCTCGAAATCTTCTGAACTTCGTTAAAGGTTCAAATCCACGCAACATTTTGATACTTAAGGCAGAAAACCTGTTGTTTGACTACTTCAAGAAGAGTATTGGAGAATGTAAAGACATTGATCTCTCAAAAAAGCTTCAGCTTTGCAAGGTAGCAGAGGATTGGATAAACGGGCGACCCCAAGAACTGTATTTGGATTGGGAAGAACAAGGACGAAGGTGCGTGTATGTTAGGGAGATGGACAAATGTGAAGAGTGGAAAAACTATGATCAAGAAATACAACAATTGGGTGAGGACCTGGCAAACGAAGTCTTCGCAAATCTGGTTAATGAGTCAGTGCTTGATCTTATGATACGTGCCAGCCACTGA